The Tripterygium wilfordii isolate XIE 37 chromosome 17, ASM1340144v1, whole genome shotgun sequence genome has a window encoding:
- the LOC119982836 gene encoding zinc finger SWIM domain-containing protein 7 isoform X2 produces the protein MSASSLVAETVWKSIDSSRSGTVTEEQLSILNFLFGKNFERATKIVDQRGVKKISGEPSGRSVFQVVGESRRKEEYLCFPEHYCACYSFFYDIVNRGEQLSCKHQLAARLAASLGICIEVKVPDEQLAQLLSTI, from the exons ATGAGTGCGAGCAGTTTGGTTGCGGAGACGGTGTGGAAAAGCATCGACTCAAGTCGGTCAG GGACAGTGACGGAGGAGCAGCTCTCGAT CTTGAATTTCTTGTTCGGGAAGAACTTTGAGAGAGCGACGAAGATAGTGGATCAAAGAGGTGTCAAGAAGATTTCCGGTGAGCCTAGCGGTCGCTCTGTCTTTCAG GTTGTGGGAGAATCTAGGAGGAAGGAGGAGTATTTGTGCTTCCCTGAACACTATTGCGCTTGCTATTCATTCTTCTATGACATTGTCAACAGAGGAGAACAACTTAGT TGTAAGCATCAATTGGCTGCAAGACTTGCTGCGTCGCTGGGGATATGCATTGAAGTTAAGGTTCCGGATGAGCAGCTAGCACAGTTACTTTCTACAATCTGA
- the LOC119982836 gene encoding zinc finger SWIM domain-containing protein 7 isoform X1, with translation MSASSLVAETVWKSIDSSRSGTVTEEQLSIEMHSLNFLFGKNFERATKIVDQRGVKKISGEPSGRSVFQVVGESRRKEEYLCFPEHYCACYSFFYDIVNRGEQLSCKHQLAARLAASLGICIEVKVPDEQLAQLLSTI, from the exons ATGAGTGCGAGCAGTTTGGTTGCGGAGACGGTGTGGAAAAGCATCGACTCAAGTCGGTCAG GGACAGTGACGGAGGAGCAGCTCTCGAT TGAAATGCACAGCTTGAATTTCTTGTTCGGGAAGAACTTTGAGAGAGCGACGAAGATAGTGGATCAAAGAGGTGTCAAGAAGATTTCCGGTGAGCCTAGCGGTCGCTCTGTCTTTCAG GTTGTGGGAGAATCTAGGAGGAAGGAGGAGTATTTGTGCTTCCCTGAACACTATTGCGCTTGCTATTCATTCTTCTATGACATTGTCAACAGAGGAGAACAACTTAGT TGTAAGCATCAATTGGCTGCAAGACTTGCTGCGTCGCTGGGGATATGCATTGAAGTTAAGGTTCCGGATGAGCAGCTAGCACAGTTACTTTCTACAATCTGA
- the LOC119982921 gene encoding probable protein phosphatase 2C 63, translated as MLRSCYRPLERCLGRRGGSDGLIWHSDLKPHASGDYSIAVVQANMCLEDQSQVFASPSATYVGVYDGHGGPEASIFVNKHLFPFMHKFATEQGGLSADVIKKAFSATEEEFYRLVKQSFPIKPQIASTGSCCLVGAISNDVLYVANLGDSRVVLGRKNSGDKKKPVVAERLSTDHNVADEEVRKEVEALHPDDSHIVMYTRGVWRIKGIIQVSRSIGDVYLKKPEFSRDPIFQQYGHPVPLKRPVLSAEPSILKKKLTPQDLFLIFASDGLWEQLSDETAVEIVLKNPRAGIAKRLVKAALKEVATKRELRYDDIRKIDKGIRRHFHDDITVIVVYLDQQKSSCLGKFKRNAIGSTSPPVDIYSSNEDEAEAVLLHSLT; from the exons ATGTTGCGATCCTGTTACCGGCCGTTGGAACGATGCTTGGGAAGGCGAGGCGGCAGCGACGGGCTAATCTGGCACTCTGACTTGAAGCCACATGCTTCTGGCGATTACTCGATCGCGGTGGTGCAGGCCAATATGTGTCTAGAAGATCAGAGTCAAGTCTTCGCGTCTCCCTCAGCAACTTATGTTGGGGTTTACGACGGTCATGGTGGTCCAGAAGCCTCCATATTTGTTAACAAGCATTTATTTCCTTTCATGCATA AATTTGCTACAGAGCAAGGAGGATTATCTGCTGATGTGATAAAAAAGGCATTCAGTGCCACTGAAGAGGAGTTCTATCGATTGGTAAAACAATCATTCCCTATAAAGCCACAAATTGCTTCAACAGGATCATGTTGTTTagttggtgcaatttcaaatgatgTTCTATACGTGGCTAATCTTGGGGACTCGAGGGTGGTTCTTGGGCGAAAAAATTCAGGGGATAAGAAAAAGCCAGTGGTGGCAGAGCGCTTGTCGACAGATCATAATGTTGCAGATGAAGAGGTGAGGAAGGAGGTCGAAGCACTTCACCCTGATGATTCACATATTGTGATGTATACACGAGGAGTTTGGAGAATCAAAGGCATAATCCAG GTATCGAGATCTATTGGGGATGTTTATCTGAAGAAACCCGAGTTTAGTAGAGACCCAATATTTCAGCAATATGGACACCCTGTTCCTTTGAAAAGACCTGTGTTATCAGCAGAGCCGTCAATCCTTAAGAAGAAGCTCACTCCACAAGACCTATTTCTGATATTTGCATCTGATGGCCTTTGGGAGCAATTGAGCGATGAGACTGCAGTGGAGATTGTTCTCAAAAACCCAAGAGCT GGGATTGCCAAGAGACTGGTCAAAGCCGCTCTAAAGGAGGTTGCAACGAAGAGAGAGCTTAGATACGATGACATAAGAAAGATTGATAAGGGAATAAGGCGTCATTTCCACGATGATATAACGGTGATTGTAGTTTATCTGGATCAGCAGAAAAGCTCCTGCCTGGGTAAATTTAAACGTAATGCCATTGGCAGCACCAGTCCACCTGTTGACATTTATTCCTCTAATGAAGATGAAGCAGAGGCCGTACTGCTTCACTCACTCACATGA